The genomic segment CAGGTACACGTGCTGGATTTGTGACGCAACAGTTGACATTTGTCAATAGTACGGCATCCAATAGTATGATTGCAGGATGGAATCCTATTGCGGGGATGTCTACAACGCCTTATCAGTTTTTCTTTGTGGGCGCAGGAGCAAATTTTAAAGATATGGAAGATAAGGCTAATGAGGAGCAAGCTTATCATTATTTAGGGGCATTGTACGCTATTCGTGCGATGGGATTCATGTTAATGACAGACTGGTATGGGGAAATGCCCTATACAGAGGCATTAAGTACCATAAATACGCCCAAGTTCGATAATGGCAAGGTTATCTTTGAAGGTTGTTTAGCTGATATTGACAAAGCGATTGAGTATTTCAGTATGACCCAACCTGTGGCTGCTCCACCCTTATCCGCAGGAGATAGTTGGAACGGAGGAGATGTTAATAAATGGTTGAAACTGTGTTATGGGTTGAAAGCTAGGTGGTTAAATAATCTGTCAAAAAAGAGTGCTCTATACAAGCCTGACGAGATATTAGCTCTATTAAATAAAGCGGCGACATCCATCGGAGAGAGTACGGTGATTTCTCATGTAGATGATAAAGCGGACAATATTGGTGATATTCTCTTTGCCGACCCTGTAAAAACATCGATTGTATTTGATAATGCAGGTATGAACAAGAATACCTTGTTAACAAAATGGTATGTTGATTTGCTGACCAATTTTGATAATAAAGGCGTTGAAGATCCCCGGGCGGATAAGTTGATTCCCTGGGCGGAGTTTGGTTTCCCTAAGAAATTTGTGCGTTCCAAAGGAGTGGATATGCAGTCTAAAATTCGGATGGAATCTGGTCCAATCGCGTCTTCTTATAATGATAAGGATGTTGCCATTGAAAGTAATGGACGGACTATCGCTCCGCACTCTTGGTATATTAATCATGCGCAAACTGCGCGTTGGGGAGACACGGCGTACGTTTCGATAAAAAGTAGTTCAATAGGATATGACGGTGATGTCTCTGATATTGCAAGATGGAATGATGGTACGGTGGCAGCTTCAGGAACCTTTTATACGAGACCCGATGCACCTACACATCTGGTAGCTTATCCTGAAATGTGTTTCATTAAAGCTGAAGTCTTATTCAATAAGGGCGATAAAGCGGGGGCTTTCAACGCTTATAAGGAAGGTATTAAGGCGCATATCGACTTAATGAATGTTAAATTAAATGCCTATGGAAATATTAATGTGAGCAAGTCGCCGATGAGTCAAGCAAAAATTGATAAGTTCATGAGTGAAGGAATAGGTACTCCCGCTGATATAACCTTAGCTAAAATAATGACTCAAAAATTTATTGCTTTATCGTTTTCACAACAAAATTGGAATGATATGCGACGCTATGATTTCAATCGGTCTGTGTACCCTGGTTGGGAAGTGCCGTATGAGTATACAGTAACTGCGGCGGCTAAAATTAAAATACCAGCAGGAAAGCAGTTTAGAAGAGTGCGGCAAGTATCCCATGAGATCAATTACAATGCTGAAAATTTGGCTAAATCTCATCCAAATGCCCTTAATGATGATATATGGTCATTTCCGGTTTGGTGGGATATCAAAGAGTAGTTTATATATTTTAGAAAGCCGCAATAGCGGCTTTCTTTTATCAAATAGTTTTGTTATGAGATTGATTATGAAATTTCTGATTGTGTTAATGCCCTATGTATTGGCAGCACAATCACCCAAAATAATCCAAAAACCAATCTCTTGGAATCAGGAGCGCGTGCAGCTTTCCTTGGATTATCTGAAAAATAGACACGGACTAAACCAGTCTGCACCAACAATACAGCCTAGAATGGTAGTGGTGCACTGGACCGCGAACAATAGCGTGAAAGCAACGTTTAACACGTTTAATCCCGTAAGGCTACCGGGAAGGCCGGAGCTTACAAAAGCAAGTGCGCTGAATGTCTCTTCTCAGTTTGTCATTGATCGTGATGGAACGATCTACCAGTTTTTGCCGGATACAATTTTTGCCCGGCATACGATCGGATTAAATTACTGTGCGATTGGTATTGAAAATATCGGCAGCCGCCAACACCCTTTGACGGCAGCGCAGCTAAAAGCAAATGAAGAATTGATCCGTCATTTAAGTAAGAAATATGCCATCGAATATGTGATAGGTCATCACGAATATCAGCGATTCAAAAAGACCGCATGGTGGAAAGAAACAGATCCAAATTATATAACCGGAAAAGATGATCCGGGAGATCAGTTTATGATCGATTTGCGTGGTAGATTAGATGATTTAAAACTAAAGAGGTTGCCGTAGTGCTTCCTCTTCGGTTTTATTTATTGCTTACCTAGCTTCATTACTCCCTTCCGCACAGCGAGATAAACAAACGCCGAGTGTCAACGAAATAGGATTCCTCGTAAAATAATCTATAATTACTGATTAGCAAAGGCTGCCGGTTTTTTTGGCAGCCTTTGCTATTTCATTACCTAATTTTTTGGGATCTTTCTTCTTGATATTGAATTGATAAACAAATTGCTATGGTGATATATTTCTGATTTGTGCGTTATTATGAGGGCTTTGTGTTATGCATTGATTTTGTAATAAATATGTTACATACTAGTGTGCATATAACACTATCTATGCTGTGTATATTATTTTTATATTTCTGTAACTTGCTGTGTGTGTTTGTTATATGGTTGTAAACGTTATTTTTCATGCCGAATTAAGATGTGGGATCTCTCTTGTTTGTGTTATGATAAATAAGTGAACACTTACTTTCTTTTGCGTTTTTATGAGTATTTGAGTTTTAAAAACGAAAAGATCTATCTACTTTTATTCGGAATTTCAATTATTCATGCATAAAGCTGCATTTATGCATGGCAAATAGTCTATTTATGATGAAACATACCTTACTAAAATTAACCTTTGCGGTCGCCTTTTTAGCTTCTGTCTCTTGCGGTACATCCCTGCGTTCGGGGCAGTTGCACAAACATGAGTTAGCGTCAGATGATCAGACAGATGGGCGTATCGTTACGGGGGCCGATCAGTTAGCTTTATACCTTCCGCAATTAAAAGGAAAGAAGGTGGGGATCATGGGAAATCAGACTTCTGTTGTAGGACCTGATAAGGGGCATCTGGTGGATGTGCTTTTGGAAAACCAGATTGATCTAAAGTTTGCTTTTGCTCCTGAGCATGGCTTTCGTGGAAATGTAGAGCGGGGTGAAAAGTTTGGCAACGATGTGGATCACAAAACCGGTTTGCCTTTATTTACTTTATATGGCGGCAATAAGAAGCAGGATTCTATTGTCAATTCCATTGATGTGATGATATTTGATCTTCAAGATGTAGGGGCTCGTTTCTACACGTATATCACCTCATTGCATCGTGTGATGGAGTTATGTGCCAAGCATAATAAAAAGCTCATTGTTCTGGATCGTCCTAATCCAAACGGTGACCAAGTGGATGGTCCGGTACGACATGATGATAAATTCAAATCGGATGTGTCCTGGCATAAGATTGCGATGATCCACGGGTTGACCATCGGCGAACTTGCGCAGATGATCAACGGCGAGAAATGGCTGGAAAATGGACGCCAGGCTGATCTTCAGGTCGTAAAGGTGCAGAATTGGGATCACACTAAAATGTATACACTGCCGGTGATACCATCGCCGAGTCTGCCTAATCAGCTTTCTGTGCGCCTGTATCTTTCGCTCTGCCTCTTTGAGGGAACCGATATTTCAGTAGGCCGGGGAACCGACTGGCCGTTTCAGGTATTAGGGTATACCAATCCTGTTTACGGCTCTTTTACATTTACACCCGGTGAACGCCATGGTATGTCGAAACATGTGGAAGGTAAAGGCGCTGTAAATTATGGTGTTGATCTGCGGCATCTAGTTCCGGAACAACAGAAGTTCACCTTGAAATATTTGCTGGATTTCTATCAGAAGACGCCTGATAAAAGTACTTTTTTTGCGCGGCCAGAATTTTTTGATAAGCTGGCAGGGACTGACCAGCTGAGAAAGCAGATGATTGAAGGTAAATCCGAAACAGAGATCCGGGCATCTTGGGCAGCTGATTTGAAAGCATATAAGCAGATGCGTAAACAGTATCTATTATATCCTGATTTTGAATAAGAATTACAACTAACAATATTAACGAGATCATTTATTTTAAAACTCTATAATCAATGAGAAAATTTGTATTATTTTCTGTTGCTCTTGGATTGAGTTTTCCTTCTGAATCCTATTCTTTCGTCAAGAAGGAGGGAACACTGAGCGGCGCCAAGCTTGCGAGCTCTTTGTCGCGCTCTACGTCGAAAGCTACGGTTCAAAATACGGTGCAAGGTACTGTAACGGATGGAAAAGGCCCAGTCTCAGAAGTGAGCGTTTCTGTAATCGGCGGCACGGCATCTACCAAAACGGATGCACAGGGGCGTTTCAAGATTACAGCTGCTGCGGGAAGCAAACTGCGTTTTTCGTCCATAGGATATATTTCGCAGGACGTTACGGTAACCTCAAATTCTATGAACGTGACCTTAGTCGAGGACAATAAGTCGTTGGATGAGGTTGTAGTGGTAGGTTATGGAACACAAAAGAAAGGGAATCTGACGGGGGCTGTCGCTTCAATCAATATTAAAGAAACAATGCAGGGGCGGCCTATCGCTGATGCGGGTAGGGCGATGCAGGGTACAACACCTGGATTAAGTATTACTATCCCTAATGGGGAGGTGGGTTCCGATCCAACAATTAAAATTCGTGGTCAGATAGGTTCCATCAATGGCTTAAGTAATCCCCTGATTTTGTTGGATAATGTCGAAATTCCGAGTATCAATGTGGTCAATCCTGATGATATCGAATCTATAACCGTTTTAAAGGATGCGGCCGCTTCTTCTATTTATGGTGCTAAGGCTGCTTTTGGGGTTATTTTGATAACGACAAAGCAGGGGGCTAAAACAGAAAGTAATACCATAAGCTATTCGAATAACTTCTCGTTTCAGAATCCATTTAAGAAATATGAAATGGGTACTTTGGATGCGTTGCGTTATTCTTTGGATGCAGCAAAGCGAGAAGGAAATAATTTCGTGGGCGCATTCTATAAAATTAATGAAGAAAGTTATCAAAAAGCCGTCGAATGGCAGGATAAGTATGGTAGCTCTATTGGAAAGAACGATCCGACTTTGTATGGACGAGACTGGTATTATGATCCAGCGACTGGGTATAAATATGGTGTGAGAACGTATGATCCATTTGATTATATGATCCGTGAATGGGCTCCAACGCAACAACATAACCTGTCATTATCTGGAAAATCTGGCAAAACATCCTATAACGTGGGGTTGGGACTGCTTGATCAATCAGGGATGCTGAAAACAAACACAGACCAGTTCTCGCGCTATAACGCATCTGTTCGGGTTACTAGTGAGTTAAATAAGTATATTACGGCTCGGGCTGGAGCTATTTATTCACGTACGAATAAACAGTATCCGTATGCGACGAATTCCACAACGGCGGATCCATGGTTGTATATGTATAGATGGAGTTCCTTGTATCCATATGGAAACGATGGTGATGGAGATCCAATCCGTAGCCCTGCTTACGAAACAGGGGCAGCAAACGTAGCTAGTCAGGTCAAGAATTACCTAAATTTTAATGCAGGGGCCACAGTAAATTTCATGAAGAACTGGAAGCTTGATTTTGATTATACCCTGTCGAACCAAGAAATGCTGTGGAACCAACCGGGTACACGTTTTACGGCTGGAAATTCTTGGGGAGCACCGGTAAAGAAGTTGGATAAAGCGGGAAACCAGCTTTATGTGGATGAATCCGGTAACTATGTAGATGCATCAGCTACAGGTGCTATGCCGGCCTATGATTTGGATTATTTTACTTATACAGCTTCCGGGGCCAATCCGGATCATTACAGAAGAGACAATTCTAATATACTTCGGCACACAATAAATGCTTTTACAACATATAACTTAAACTTAGACGGTGGCCATGATTTTAAATTTATGTTAGGGCTCAACCGAATAGCTGAAAGAACTGAAAACTCGTGGACCCAAGTTACTAAATTGCTTGACATAAAGAATCCTCAGTTGACTTTTGGGTCAGGTACAGTTACGGGTTCGGGAGCAAAATTCTGGGAATCCCAGATTGGTTTCTTTGGTCGTGTTAATTATGCTTACAAAGATAAATATCTTTTCGAGGCTAATTTACGCAGGGATGGGTCTTCTAAATTTCCGACCGACTTGAGGTGGAAATGGTATCCTTCAGTATCTGCAGGTTGGGTAGTGTCGCAAGAGCCGTTTATGGACTGGTCCAGCGAGTTTATGAATCAGCTGAAAATCCGTGGATCATGGGGTAGTATTGGTGACCAATCGGTATCTAATGCTTTATACACTAGTTTTATGGAGAATGCTCAATCTACATGGATCGGTAATGCGGGTGATAGAACTTGGTATGTTGGTTCGCCAGCAGCGGTGTTGTCTGCTATTGGCTGGCAGGACATCGCTACATTAGATTTAGGTTTTGATGCGCGTTTCCTTAAAAATCAGTTAGGCTTTGTGTTCGACTGGTATCAAAGGGATACTAAGAACATGATTGTGCCTATGGAGGGAGTGGCTGCTACATTCGGTTCCAAGGCACCGATGGGAAACTTTGGTGCTTTAAGGACGCGCGGATGGGAGTTTGCTGTGGACTACAATCACCGTTTTGAAAATGGATTGGGTATCAACTTACGGGCAAATATCTCAGACGCGAAATCTGTCATAACTAAATATGGTACGACAACAATAGTTACCGAAAACTATAGCGGTAAAACCTACGGAGAGATTTGGGGCTATGAAACCGATCGCCTATATCAAAGTAGTGATTTTGTGTACAAAAACGGAGAACTGGTTACTGTTGAAGTAGATAAAAAGATTATGAATCAGCTTGCAGACCCGAATGGAGCTTATCAAAGCTGGGTGCAGAATTCTGCTAATTTCACTTTTGGTCCCGGAGATGTTAAGTTTAAGGACTTAAATGGCGATGGTAGGATAGATAATGGTAAGAAGACGCTCGCTGATCATGGTGATTTAAAAGTGATCGGTAATTCAACGCCGCGGTATGAATATGGTTTTAGGCTCGGCGCTGATTTCAAAGGGTTCGATATTTCAGCTTTCTTTCAGGGTGTGGGTAGCAGACAGGTTTGGGGGACAGGATTTTTAGCTCAGCCCGGTTTCAATGCTTCCGATGGTGCTATGCCGGCAGCGATGGCTTCAAATTATTGGACTAAAGACCGGACCGATGCGTTTTATCCAGCGCCTTTTAATAATGCTGGTACAAATGATATCAACAATATGCAAGTACAGAGCCGTTATTTGCTTGATATGTCTTACTTGCGTGTGAAGAATCTAACGCTGGGTTATACTATTCCGGCGGGTACATTAAAGCGGATTGGAATTAGTAATTTGCGAGTTTATACGGCATTGGAAAACTTCTTTACATGGGATAAACTTAACGGTTTGCCAATCGATCCAGAGGCTGTAGATGGGGTGAATATGTTTGTCGATGCAGCAAAAAATAATTACAATAGTGGCCGTACAGGAGTGGGGACGCCAACTTTCAAATCTGCCTCCGTAGGTGTTCAATTGACATTCTAACTAATTTTATCATGAAATTAAAAGTTTTATATATACTACTAGCGGGTTCTATGGGGTTGACAGGCTGTAATAGTCTATTGGACCGGCCGGCGCTAGATAAAATTACTGATGGGCAAGGGCTTTATTGGAGAGATGAAAATGACCTCCGGTTGTTTGCCAACGGTTTTTATACACAATATTTTAATGGTTATAACAGTTCGTATACAACAGACTATACGCCTGTGAGGGGGTATAACTTTTCGGATGACCTGACTTTCAGTGGTCAGCAGACTAGTTTTGAAAACTCCATTCCGGATTCTAGATATTCCGTTGCCGAAGCCGGTGACTGGCTGAGCTTGTATGCCGGACCTACCTGGAATTTTTCTTGGGTGCGAAAGTCAAATATTTTCTTGGACCGTTTGGAAAACATGGCCAAACCAAATCTGACTCCGGAGCAATATAATCACTGGACAGCTGTAGCACGTTTTTTTAAAGGGTTTGAGTATTCCCGCCTTGTTTCCGTATTTGGCGATGTGCCTTATTTTGAAAAAGAAGTCGCGGCTGCCGATTTTGCTACTCAGTATAAAGACCGCGATAACCGTGGTGTGGTAATGGACCGCGTGTACGATGATTTTGTGTTTGTGTTGCAAAACATGCGCAATGATGATGGTGCCAATGTGTTGAATAAATATGTGGCTGCCTCTTTTATTTCTCGATTGATGCTGTTTGAGGGGTCTTGGCAGAAATATCACGGCCTTGATCAAGCAAGAGCAAAAAAATACTTGGAGCTAGCCCAAAACGCCGCTGAGATTGTTATGGCATCGGGAAAATTCTCGTTTTCTTCAGATTTCAAAAGCCTGTTTTCTTCGCAGGATTTGAATAGCAATAGGGAGGTTATTATGTATCGTAAGTATGATGCGTCTGTAAATGTTCTTCACGCAATAGGTTCCTACCAAAATGGTATTGAAGCGCAGGCATCGGCGCCGAACTTAAAATTGGTGAAAGAGTTTCTGTGTGTTGATGGTAAGCCATTTATGGCATCATCCATAGAGAATGCTGCAGATTTCTCGCTTGCAAGTTTAGCAAAAACCCGTGATCCTCGTTTTGAAGCATCATTTGATACCGATTTAAATACTAAAGCGTCAACATTTGTTTATGGTACAAAGTATGTTGCGCGCAATGGTTATAAAATTACAAGTGCAAATCCTGACTATTCAAAATGGAATTCTAATACAAATACTTCGGATGCACCCGTTATTCGATATGCGGAGGTGGTATTGAACTGGTTGGAGGCAAAGGAAATCCTCGCAGAATTTTTTGGTGGTGCGCCTGTAAGTCAAACAGACATAGATAAATCTATTAATGCGATCCGTAACAGGCCTTTGGATGAGACGGCTATTGCGAAAGGAGTGAAGAAAACGGCTCCACTTCAGTTGGGTGCCATTGCAAATGATCCATTGCGTGATGCAGATGTTTCATCTCTGATGTGGGAAATTCGCCGTGAACGACGAATGGAATTTGTTTTTGAATATTCACGGCTAATGGATCTAAGACGATGGAAAAAACTTAATTATATGGATTTTTCCAAAAATACCGATTATTTCACCGGTATTTGGGTTGATATTGCAAAACAAGCTCCTGATTTTTTAAAAGCTAGTTATATCGGTGTAACAAAAGTCAGAAAAACAGACGGTACTGTTGTTACATATAATGGGACTAATGCAACGGATATGGTAGGCTTCATTGTTGTGCAAAGTGCCTCAAACCGAAATGCAATTACTGATAAAAATTATCTGGCTCCTGTTGGTCAGGCTCAGATGGTGGAGTATGAACAACGAGGATATAAATTGACACAGACAAAAGGGTGGTAATTAAATAGTGCCTTTAGTCCAGGGCCCCCGCTAATACATATTAGCGGGGGCTTTTTTTTGCGTGTTTGCGGTTTGTTGCGTAAAATTTTTGTTCATTTCCGGAACTTATTACAAAAATACGCAGTTAATATTGCGTGTTTGCAACTTTTTAAGTATCTTTAAGTGATTTGTTTGCTGTATTTTGCAGTTGTTTTTGTAAAGTTATTAACCATTTAGCCGTAATAATATTAACATTCCAAGCGAAGAAATCAATACCAATTTATTTAATAACCATAAGTCATAATTTTTATTGAAATGAGAAAAGCTATTTTGTTTTCCCTGGCTGTTGGTTTATATATGCCTCATTCATTGTACGCATTCGGCCCGAATGGAAAAACGGGTGATCTAAAGGTTTCAGCCGATAGAGCAGCAGTGTCAAAAAAGAGAGCTATATATCAACAGTCTGTACATGGTACAGTAAAAGGACCAAATGGACCTTTATCTGGTGTCAGCGTGACCGTTGTAGGAACAACTCTGTCTACGAGTACGGATGCCAACGGCCATTTTAGATTATCTGTTCCTAAAGGTAGTAAGTTGCGGTTTTCAAGCGTAGGCTATCAATCACGTGAGATCGTTGTGGATGACACCGGATCGGTTGAGGTTACTCTTCTGGGTCTTAACGAATCGTTGGAAGAAGTGGTTGTGATCGGTTATGGGCAGCAAAAGAAAGCACACTTAACGGGCGCTGTTTCTTCTGTTGATGTCGAAAAAGCCATGGGGGGACGTCCAATTTCCGATGCAGGCAGGGGTTTGCAGGGGGTTGTTCCCGGTTTATCGGTCGTGGTTCCCAGCGGTGAGGTTGGTTCGGATGCTAGATTGCGCATCCGCGGTCAGGTGGGGTCTGTCAATGGTGGAAGTGATCCTTTAATTTTAGTGGATAATGTCGAGGTTCCAAGTCTAATGGTGGTCAATCCCAATGACATTGAAACGATTTCTGTGTTGAAGGATGCTGCTTCGGCGTCGATATATGGGGCGAAGGCTGCGTTTGGCGTTGTATTGATTACCACAAAAAAAGGAGCCAAAACCGATATGAACCGTGTCACCTACTCCAATAACCTTTCTTGGCAGTCTCCATTTAAAAAAATAGAACTGGCGGGAATTGAGGGGCTTGAATATACTGTTGATGCCCATGAGAATATGAAGGCGGCGGGGCCTGCCGGGGGCTTCTGGCGTGTGGATCGAAATAGCCTTGAAAAGATACGTGAGTGGCAACAGAAATATGGGGGCGTTGTTGGAAATGATGATCCTGTTGTGTACGGGCGCGATTGGATCTGGGATGGTACACAAAAGTTTGGTTATCGCATTTATGACCCTGTTGCCGCAATGGTAAAGGACAAACCCTTTTCGCATTTGCATAATCTTGGTGTTAATGGAAAATCTGGCAAAACCTCTTACAATATGAGTGTCGGGTATTTTGGTCAGCAAGGAATGATGAAACCGGCAAAACATGATGATTATAGGCGGTTAAATGCCACCTTAAATGTCTCTACAGAAATTAGCAAAGTAATCACGATGCGAGGCGGGATGATGTATTCGGATGGGACCAAGCGGTATCCTAATTCGAATAACTCTGCTGGGTTTGGAGCAGATCCCTGGCTGTACTTGTTTCGCTGGAGTAGGTTATTCCCTGTAGGAGTTCAGGAAAATGGTGAAAACTTTATAGATCCAGCTTATACGGCAGCAACTTCGACGGATGCAATTGACAATAAGAAATATTTAAATCTGAATTTGGGGACAACGCTTAATCTGACAAAAAATTGGGATATCCAAGCTGATTATTCGTACAGTACACGCAATAATGGTCTGACAACTTCGG from the Sphingobacterium thalpophilum genome contains:
- a CDS encoding SusC/RagA family TonB-linked outer membrane protein, whose amino-acid sequence is MRKFVLFSVALGLSFPSESYSFVKKEGTLSGAKLASSLSRSTSKATVQNTVQGTVTDGKGPVSEVSVSVIGGTASTKTDAQGRFKITAAAGSKLRFSSIGYISQDVTVTSNSMNVTLVEDNKSLDEVVVVGYGTQKKGNLTGAVASINIKETMQGRPIADAGRAMQGTTPGLSITIPNGEVGSDPTIKIRGQIGSINGLSNPLILLDNVEIPSINVVNPDDIESITVLKDAAASSIYGAKAAFGVILITTKQGAKTESNTISYSNNFSFQNPFKKYEMGTLDALRYSLDAAKREGNNFVGAFYKINEESYQKAVEWQDKYGSSIGKNDPTLYGRDWYYDPATGYKYGVRTYDPFDYMIREWAPTQQHNLSLSGKSGKTSYNVGLGLLDQSGMLKTNTDQFSRYNASVRVTSELNKYITARAGAIYSRTNKQYPYATNSTTADPWLYMYRWSSLYPYGNDGDGDPIRSPAYETGAANVASQVKNYLNFNAGATVNFMKNWKLDFDYTLSNQEMLWNQPGTRFTAGNSWGAPVKKLDKAGNQLYVDESGNYVDASATGAMPAYDLDYFTYTASGANPDHYRRDNSNILRHTINAFTTYNLNLDGGHDFKFMLGLNRIAERTENSWTQVTKLLDIKNPQLTFGSGTVTGSGAKFWESQIGFFGRVNYAYKDKYLFEANLRRDGSSKFPTDLRWKWYPSVSAGWVVSQEPFMDWSSEFMNQLKIRGSWGSIGDQSVSNALYTSFMENAQSTWIGNAGDRTWYVGSPAAVLSAIGWQDIATLDLGFDARFLKNQLGFVFDWYQRDTKNMIVPMEGVAATFGSKAPMGNFGALRTRGWEFAVDYNHRFENGLGINLRANISDAKSVITKYGTTTIVTENYSGKTYGEIWGYETDRLYQSSDFVYKNGELVTVEVDKKIMNQLADPNGAYQSWVQNSANFTFGPGDVKFKDLNGDGRIDNGKKTLADHGDLKVIGNSTPRYEYGFRLGADFKGFDISAFFQGVGSRQVWGTGFLAQPGFNASDGAMPAAMASNYWTKDRTDAFYPAPFNNAGTNDINNMQVQSRYLLDMSYLRVKNLTLGYTIPAGTLKRIGISNLRVYTALENFFTWDKLNGLPIDPEAVDGVNMFVDAAKNNYNSGRTGVGTPTFKSASVGVQLTF
- a CDS encoding SusD/RagB family nutrient-binding outer membrane lipoprotein, with the protein product MNKYKKVVAFLLMLTLLSSCGKSWLDINVDPNTPSNTVASVQSRLAWIQHYYLYAQGTAGTRAGFVTQQLTFVNSTASNSMIAGWNPIAGMSTTPYQFFFVGAGANFKDMEDKANEEQAYHYLGALYAIRAMGFMLMTDWYGEMPYTEALSTINTPKFDNGKVIFEGCLADIDKAIEYFSMTQPVAAPPLSAGDSWNGGDVNKWLKLCYGLKARWLNNLSKKSALYKPDEILALLNKAATSIGESTVISHVDDKADNIGDILFADPVKTSIVFDNAGMNKNTLLTKWYVDLLTNFDNKGVEDPRADKLIPWAEFGFPKKFVRSKGVDMQSKIRMESGPIASSYNDKDVAIESNGRTIAPHSWYINHAQTARWGDTAYVSIKSSSIGYDGDVSDIARWNDGTVAASGTFYTRPDAPTHLVAYPEMCFIKAEVLFNKGDKAGAFNAYKEGIKAHIDLMNVKLNAYGNINVSKSPMSQAKIDKFMSEGIGTPADITLAKIMTQKFIALSFSQQNWNDMRRYDFNRSVYPGWEVPYEYTVTAAAKIKIPAGKQFRRVRQVSHEINYNAENLAKSHPNALNDDIWSFPVWWDIKE
- a CDS encoding RagB/SusD family nutrient uptake outer membrane protein, which produces MGLTGCNSLLDRPALDKITDGQGLYWRDENDLRLFANGFYTQYFNGYNSSYTTDYTPVRGYNFSDDLTFSGQQTSFENSIPDSRYSVAEAGDWLSLYAGPTWNFSWVRKSNIFLDRLENMAKPNLTPEQYNHWTAVARFFKGFEYSRLVSVFGDVPYFEKEVAAADFATQYKDRDNRGVVMDRVYDDFVFVLQNMRNDDGANVLNKYVAASFISRLMLFEGSWQKYHGLDQARAKKYLELAQNAAEIVMASGKFSFSSDFKSLFSSQDLNSNREVIMYRKYDASVNVLHAIGSYQNGIEAQASAPNLKLVKEFLCVDGKPFMASSIENAADFSLASLAKTRDPRFEASFDTDLNTKASTFVYGTKYVARNGYKITSANPDYSKWNSNTNTSDAPVIRYAEVVLNWLEAKEILAEFFGGAPVSQTDIDKSINAIRNRPLDETAIAKGVKKTAPLQLGAIANDPLRDADVSSLMWEIRRERRMEFVFEYSRLMDLRRWKKLNYMDFSKNTDYFTGIWVDIAKQAPDFLKASYIGVTKVRKTDGTVVTYNGTNATDMVGFIVVQSASNRNAITDKNYLAPVGQAQMVEYEQRGYKLTQTKGW
- a CDS encoding exo-beta-N-acetylmuramidase NamZ family protein; the encoded protein is MMKHTLLKLTFAVAFLASVSCGTSLRSGQLHKHELASDDQTDGRIVTGADQLALYLPQLKGKKVGIMGNQTSVVGPDKGHLVDVLLENQIDLKFAFAPEHGFRGNVERGEKFGNDVDHKTGLPLFTLYGGNKKQDSIVNSIDVMIFDLQDVGARFYTYITSLHRVMELCAKHNKKLIVLDRPNPNGDQVDGPVRHDDKFKSDVSWHKIAMIHGLTIGELAQMINGEKWLENGRQADLQVVKVQNWDHTKMYTLPVIPSPSLPNQLSVRLYLSLCLFEGTDISVGRGTDWPFQVLGYTNPVYGSFTFTPGERHGMSKHVEGKGAVNYGVDLRHLVPEQQKFTLKYLLDFYQKTPDKSTFFARPEFFDKLAGTDQLRKQMIEGKSETEIRASWAADLKAYKQMRKQYLLYPDFE
- a CDS encoding peptidoglycan recognition protein family protein, whose translation is MRLIMKFLIVLMPYVLAAQSPKIIQKPISWNQERVQLSLDYLKNRHGLNQSAPTIQPRMVVVHWTANNSVKATFNTFNPVRLPGRPELTKASALNVSSQFVIDRDGTIYQFLPDTIFARHTIGLNYCAIGIENIGSRQHPLTAAQLKANEELIRHLSKKYAIEYVIGHHEYQRFKKTAWWKETDPNYITGKDDPGDQFMIDLRGRLDDLKLKRLP